The following proteins are encoded in a genomic region of Streptomyces lunaelactis:
- a CDS encoding NPP1 family protein, whose amino-acid sequence MKKSSRIRKVSLILGSAIALVVAFPGSALADPPSALPANADGLEQTFQPAYDYDVDGCYPTPAIGPDGTINPGLKTTGAVNGSCRDSWDLDNTNGYARSKCNNGWCAIMYGLYFEKDQAVAGSGLGGHRHDWEHVVVWVQNNQAQYVSTSAHGSFNTYGRDQIRWDGTHPKTVYHKDGISTHAFRPANSNDEPPENHYHGWQFPRLVGWNGYPAGLRDKLSQANFGSAVFGLKDGNFNYHLEKAKPANISFDPNA is encoded by the coding sequence GTGAAGAAGAGCTCGCGCATCCGCAAGGTCTCGCTCATCCTCGGCAGCGCCATCGCGCTGGTCGTCGCCTTTCCGGGCAGCGCCCTCGCCGATCCTCCCAGCGCCCTGCCCGCCAATGCGGACGGACTGGAGCAGACGTTCCAGCCGGCCTACGACTACGACGTGGACGGCTGCTACCCCACTCCCGCCATCGGCCCCGACGGGACCATCAACCCCGGCCTCAAGACAACCGGGGCCGTCAACGGCAGTTGCCGCGACTCATGGGACCTCGACAACACCAACGGATACGCACGGTCCAAGTGCAACAACGGCTGGTGCGCGATCATGTACGGCCTCTATTTCGAGAAGGACCAGGCCGTGGCGGGCAGCGGACTCGGCGGACACCGCCACGACTGGGAGCACGTCGTGGTGTGGGTGCAGAACAACCAGGCCCAGTACGTCTCCACCTCCGCCCACGGCAGTTTCAACACCTACGGCCGTGACCAGATCCGGTGGGACGGGACGCACCCCAAAACCGTCTACCACAAGGACGGCATAAGCACGCACGCCTTCCGCCCCGCGAACTCCAACGACGAGCCGCCGGAGAACCACTACCACGGGTGGCAGTTCCCCAGGCTGGTCGGCTGGAACGGCTACCCCGCGGGCCTCCGCGACAAGCTGAGCCAGGCCAATTTCGGCAGTGCCGTCTTCGGCCTCAAGGACGGCAACTTCAACTACCACCTCGAGAAGGCCAAGCCCGCCAACATCTCGTTCGACCCCAACGCCTGA
- a CDS encoding zinc finger protein, protein MATSPNWRCADCDIFNEPVDRACIACGGTRRSTAPARDSAAPGGTPKSPPKTPPSAAPPRTGPKPPPKSGPKRPAAKPAADWRCSKCDTNNARTDLSCIVCGTGWKAATAKKPTAKKPAVDTAAPKKAAPRKPTPKRTTTPPGTARPRPSTAGTTPRTGSSGTRRTSATGSRGTARPSPGTPAEGVFFPSTPTAGYTPPTAAPTPAPSPAPVYTPPPSPYTPYTPAPAKESNGCAKGCLGLVVLAVLLTLFSDGCRNALDSADGDGDGSTPAATSDPCPGRIAAEIPQGDGSELAEAFRTGNKQITLCRTTAGKLYYFGEFSDRREKGIVMGAEETADGYEARNGPYRYVIHSGVVTIYESGSQIGEEDVTPEPSPS, encoded by the coding sequence GTGGCCACGTCGCCGAACTGGCGCTGCGCGGACTGCGACATCTTCAACGAACCCGTGGACCGGGCGTGCATCGCCTGCGGCGGCACCCGGCGCAGCACCGCGCCCGCGCGCGACTCCGCAGCGCCGGGGGGCACCCCGAAGTCCCCCCCGAAGACCCCGCCGAGCGCCGCGCCGCCGAGGACCGGGCCGAAGCCTCCCCCGAAGTCCGGACCGAAGCGGCCGGCCGCCAAGCCCGCGGCCGACTGGCGCTGTTCCAAATGCGACACCAACAACGCACGCACCGACCTCAGCTGCATCGTGTGCGGCACGGGCTGGAAAGCAGCGACAGCGAAGAAGCCGACGGCCAAGAAGCCCGCGGTGGATACGGCAGCTCCCAAGAAGGCGGCGCCCAGGAAGCCGACGCCCAAGCGCACCACCACCCCGCCCGGCACCGCCCGACCGCGGCCGTCCACCGCCGGGACAACTCCTCGTACAGGCTCATCCGGCACGCGGCGGACCAGCGCCACAGGTTCCCGCGGCACGGCCCGGCCGTCGCCCGGCACTCCCGCCGAGGGCGTCTTCTTCCCGTCGACGCCCACTGCCGGCTACACACCGCCCACAGCCGCGCCGACCCCCGCGCCCTCCCCCGCTCCCGTCTACACGCCTCCGCCTTCCCCGTACACCCCCTACACTCCCGCTCCGGCGAAGGAGTCCAACGGCTGTGCCAAGGGATGCCTGGGGCTGGTCGTCCTGGCGGTCCTGCTCACCCTGTTCTCGGACGGATGCAGGAATGCACTCGATTCCGCCGACGGAGACGGTGACGGCTCCACCCCGGCGGCCACCTCCGATCCGTGCCCGGGGCGGATCGCTGCGGAAATCCCCCAGGGCGACGGGTCTGAGCTGGCCGAGGCGTTCCGTACCGGCAACAAGCAGATCACTCTGTGCCGGACCACCGCGGGAAAGCTGTACTACTTCGGCGAGTTCAGCGACCGGCGCGAGAAGGGCATCGTCATGGGCGCCGAGGAGACGGCCGACGGCTATGAGGCGCGCAACGGTCCGTACCGTTACGTGATCCACAGCGGGGTGGTCACGATCTACGAGTCGGGCAGTCAAATCGGCGAGGAGGACGTGACGCCGGAGCCTTCGCCGTCATGA
- a CDS encoding vWA domain-containing protein — protein MNANIEQYQGNLQYAVDIVLCIDATASMYPVLDSVKSSALQFHDRLNDVMGKKGKSISQLRVKVIAFRDFGDDPGSAIEQTGFLQLPSQSGDFERFLGGIDADGGGDIPESGLEALALAINAPWETGLDRRRHVIVMFTDAPAHPLGTVGASAQGYPAGIPRTIDDLFEQWGYARSQTAVMEQSAKRLVLFAPEEAPWSDPIAEEWDLTLHFASKAGEGLEEFEMDEIIETIANSL, from the coding sequence GTGAACGCCAACATCGAGCAGTACCAGGGCAATCTGCAGTACGCCGTCGACATCGTGCTGTGCATCGACGCGACCGCCAGCATGTACCCGGTCCTCGACAGCGTGAAGTCGAGCGCTCTGCAGTTCCACGACCGGCTCAACGACGTCATGGGCAAAAAGGGCAAGTCGATCAGCCAGCTGCGCGTCAAGGTCATCGCCTTCCGGGACTTCGGTGATGACCCGGGAAGCGCCATCGAGCAGACCGGATTCCTTCAACTTCCCAGTCAGTCGGGCGACTTCGAGCGGTTCCTGGGCGGCATCGACGCCGACGGCGGCGGTGACATCCCCGAGTCCGGCCTGGAGGCCCTCGCCCTGGCCATCAACGCGCCCTGGGAGACCGGGCTGGACCGCAGGCGCCATGTGATCGTGATGTTCACCGACGCCCCGGCCCACCCGCTCGGCACCGTCGGCGCATCGGCCCAGGGATACCCGGCGGGCATCCCGCGCACCATCGACGACCTGTTCGAGCAGTGGGGTTACGCGCGCAGCCAGACCGCGGTCATGGAGCAGTCCGCCAAGCGGCTGGTTCTGTTCGCTCCCGAGGAGGCACCGTGGTCGGACCCTATCGCCGAGGAGTGGGATCTCACGCTGCACTTCGCCTCCAAAGCCGGCGAAGGGCTGGAGGAGTTCGAGATGGACGAGATCATCGAGACGATCGCGAACAGCCTGTGA
- a CDS encoding protein kinase domain-containing protein — translation MKNGAVIGGYRIVSEPTNANGGKCIWAFAERDGAQYFVKQFLEPKRPRDDDTRDTPSLRIRRELAREFEDRHRTIMERLRPDARGGGNLVLATDFFHEGSTYYKVTERIDTSSLEKPQALEPRPKTVLLKTLGMSLKQLHDINIVHGDLKPLNVLVQKRDGAAFHTAKLIDFDDSYVAGSPPGRTDVVGDTAYGAPEWRRYMQGDESVTAEHLTCAVDVFALGLMTHVYLTGALPGFDARFGSPADAVNAGEHLQLNTRLSDAMLGLLRAMTARAPGSRPRMATFLKALADPEVCALQHRRPGTSLPEEKAATGERPGPGGKPRTSRIKTNPASRGRPGGESSPATKAGPPPPRSPEPAPRPTDEPASGPAREPAAAAESAPPKPSRVRINLGDRGRRR, via the coding sequence ATGAAGAACGGGGCCGTCATCGGTGGCTACCGCATCGTCAGTGAGCCCACGAACGCCAACGGCGGCAAATGCATATGGGCGTTCGCCGAGCGGGACGGGGCACAGTACTTCGTCAAGCAGTTCCTGGAGCCCAAGCGCCCGCGGGACGACGACACCAGGGACACCCCGAGCCTGCGCATCCGGCGTGAGCTGGCGCGGGAGTTCGAGGACCGCCATCGCACGATCATGGAGCGGCTGCGCCCGGACGCCCGCGGCGGCGGCAATCTCGTCCTCGCCACCGACTTCTTCCACGAGGGCAGCACCTACTACAAGGTCACGGAGCGGATCGACACCTCGAGCCTGGAGAAGCCGCAGGCGCTCGAGCCACGCCCGAAGACGGTGCTGCTCAAAACGCTCGGTATGAGTCTGAAGCAGCTGCACGACATCAACATCGTGCACGGCGACCTCAAGCCGCTCAACGTGCTCGTTCAGAAGCGCGACGGCGCTGCCTTCCACACGGCCAAGCTGATCGACTTCGACGACTCGTACGTCGCCGGAAGTCCGCCGGGCCGCACCGACGTTGTGGGCGACACGGCATACGGGGCACCCGAGTGGCGCCGCTACATGCAGGGGGACGAATCGGTCACGGCCGAGCATCTGACGTGTGCGGTGGACGTGTTCGCGCTCGGCCTGATGACTCATGTCTATCTGACGGGCGCGCTCCCGGGGTTCGACGCACGCTTCGGTTCACCGGCCGACGCCGTGAACGCGGGTGAGCACCTGCAGCTGAACACCCGCCTGTCGGACGCGATGCTTGGCCTGCTCCGCGCGATGACCGCACGGGCTCCGGGCAGTCGCCCCAGGATGGCGACCTTCCTGAAGGCGCTGGCCGACCCGGAGGTGTGCGCACTGCAGCATCGCCGTCCGGGCACATCGCTCCCGGAGGAGAAGGCGGCCACGGGAGAGCGCCCGGGTCCCGGCGGCAAGCCGCGCACCAGCCGCATCAAGACCAATCCGGCCTCCAGGGGGCGCCCGGGCGGCGAGAGCTCACCGGCCACGAAGGCCGGCCCGCCCCCGCCGCGCAGTCCCGAGCCCGCGCCGAGGCCCACCGACGAGCCCGCTTCCGGGCCTGCCCGTGAACCGGCGGCCGCCGCCGAGTCCGCGCCGCCGAAGCCGTCCCGTGTACGGATCAATCTCGGGGACCGCGGCCGCCGCCGCTGA
- a CDS encoding serine/threonine protein phosphatase: MIWTKDNPGYQGLSVWTERVPGRGEDAEPFVAHHMETAQGLLAVFDGSGGSGAAPVWQAPNGETRTGAWVGARVARLATDCWFREVATGSEPSGPESLHTYVEYFLSKSPQRRSKISGTMRRLLPTTLAAVHYRIVRDSLELQPLWAGDSRAYVLSPASGLQVLTRDHTRESDALALLRSDPPMTNLVCADRDFIIDSQLLASFPLPCVLVVATDGWFGYVQTPSDFERILLQTLEEAHDERDWADLLRRKVQGYTADDASLAIVAIGHSGFGALRGRFAARMAELRERYDRGRRPGESGSPESAARARAWHEDIWHAYRAGYESCLPPAPEERA; the protein is encoded by the coding sequence ATGATCTGGACCAAGGACAACCCGGGTTACCAGGGATTGTCGGTGTGGACCGAGCGGGTGCCCGGACGCGGTGAGGACGCGGAACCCTTCGTCGCCCACCATATGGAGACCGCGCAGGGGCTGCTCGCCGTGTTCGACGGCTCCGGCGGATCCGGCGCCGCCCCCGTGTGGCAAGCTCCGAACGGAGAGACGCGCACCGGAGCCTGGGTGGGCGCCCGCGTCGCGCGACTTGCCACCGACTGCTGGTTCCGCGAGGTCGCGACCGGCAGTGAACCCTCAGGACCGGAGTCCCTTCACACGTACGTGGAGTACTTCCTCTCCAAGTCACCGCAGCGACGCAGCAAGATCAGCGGCACCATGCGCCGACTGCTGCCCACGACCCTCGCGGCCGTCCACTACCGGATCGTCCGTGACTCGCTCGAACTCCAGCCACTGTGGGCGGGCGACTCACGGGCGTACGTTCTGAGCCCCGCGTCCGGGCTGCAGGTCCTCACGCGCGACCACACCCGGGAGAGCGACGCACTGGCATTGCTGCGCTCGGACCCGCCGATGACGAACCTGGTCTGCGCGGACCGTGACTTCATCATCGACAGCCAGCTGCTGGCGTCCTTCCCGCTGCCGTGCGTCCTCGTGGTGGCGACCGACGGCTGGTTCGGCTATGTCCAGACCCCTTCGGACTTCGAGCGCATCCTGCTGCAGACGCTCGAGGAAGCACACGACGAGCGGGACTGGGCGGATCTGCTGCGCCGGAAAGTGCAGGGCTACACGGCGGACGACGCCTCCCTCGCCATCGTGGCCATCGGCCACTCGGGCTTCGGCGCACTGCGGGGCCGGTTCGCCGCCCGCATGGCCGAGCTGCGGGAACGGTACGACCGCGGGCGGCGCCCGGGCGAAAGCGGTTCCCCGGAGTCGGCGGCCCGCGCACGCGCCTGGCACGAGGACATCTGGCACGCCTACCGCGCCGGTTACGAAAGCTGCCTGCCGCCCGCACCCGAGGAGCGCGCATGA
- a CDS encoding ATP-binding protein, which yields MQAAVTVTPAQIPELLLGLATVRPVFLWGAPGIGKSSLVRRFAESLGLECVSLLGTQLAPEDLIGVPQIRDGRSVFCPPEAIARDEPYCLFLDELNAASPDVQKAFYSLILDRRIGSYELPAGSIVIGAGNRATDNALARPIASALVNRLTHVHLRASAADWLVWAGEHGIHPWVTDYLTDRPDHLWSQPPKTEEPFSTPRSWHMLSDALHSFGPGIDETTLRVIVHGTLTPAHAVSFCGYAKIVRHTFGIEAILKGDASWPTRLEDRDLLYYLAEAFRGRLVKELPRQKEHVSPSMRQTAYRAKALLVQLAEISVEVAQTVIADDADGLPVLPAWFLVEAARDMPRLVEARR from the coding sequence GTGCAGGCTGCCGTCACCGTCACTCCCGCCCAGATACCCGAACTGCTGCTGGGGCTCGCCACCGTGCGGCCCGTGTTCCTGTGGGGGGCGCCCGGGATCGGGAAGTCCTCGCTCGTGCGGAGGTTCGCCGAATCGCTGGGCCTGGAGTGCGTCAGTCTGCTCGGGACGCAGCTCGCGCCCGAGGACCTGATCGGGGTGCCGCAGATCCGGGACGGACGGTCCGTGTTCTGCCCGCCCGAGGCCATCGCGCGGGACGAGCCGTACTGCCTCTTCCTCGACGAGCTCAACGCCGCCTCTCCGGACGTCCAGAAGGCGTTCTACTCGCTGATCCTGGACCGTCGGATCGGCTCCTACGAGCTGCCCGCCGGTTCGATCGTCATCGGTGCCGGGAACCGTGCCACGGACAACGCCCTCGCGCGTCCGATCGCGTCCGCGCTCGTCAACCGGCTCACGCACGTCCATCTGCGGGCATCGGCGGCGGACTGGCTGGTCTGGGCGGGCGAGCACGGCATCCACCCCTGGGTGACGGACTATCTCACTGACCGGCCCGACCACCTGTGGTCCCAGCCGCCCAAGACCGAGGAGCCGTTCTCCACACCCCGGTCCTGGCACATGCTGTCCGACGCCCTGCACTCCTTCGGTCCCGGCATCGACGAGACCACCCTGCGGGTGATCGTGCACGGCACCCTCACACCCGCGCACGCCGTGTCCTTCTGCGGCTACGCGAAAATCGTGCGCCACACCTTCGGCATCGAGGCGATCCTCAAGGGCGATGCCTCCTGGCCCACCCGGCTCGAGGACCGCGATCTGCTCTACTACCTCGCGGAGGCGTTCCGGGGGCGGCTGGTGAAGGAGCTCCCGCGCCAGAAGGAGCATGTCTCGCCGTCCATGCGGCAGACCGCCTACCGGGCCAAGGCGCTGCTCGTCCAGCTGGCCGAGATCTCCGTCGAGGTCGCGCAGACCGTCATCGCGGACGACGCCGACGGTCTGCCGGTGCTGCCCGCCTGGTTCCTCGTCGAGGCCGCACGCGACATGCCCCGGCTGGTCGAGGCCCGGCGATGA
- a CDS encoding vWA domain-containing protein, translated as MSAASRKKSRSDPATEAFAAGLALVKRNPAFAAVGAHFCRQAKCAGTPAGGLAAVDSNGTVHVHPTKRVDPAEWAWTIAHCMLHLGFGHVPAAKDDVREQPDRFDRAARCTVVNRFLLTFPAGRAPDHLPETYPGGDEAQLAARWRRDGIPAGYEHCGTAGEHPDQVLKGWREWNTAVPDWETAFAHALTRSVSAAMDVAGGRRDRTTGERIAQRPWDRALNWFVSSYPLLGGLAAGLTVVADAELARVQDISVAAVSSAAGEIYINPLRTFTDEEWRFILAHEMLHAALRHGERCGARDPLLFNVAADFVVNGWLVEMRVGEMPEGLLYDPDLKDLSVEEVYDRIATDLRRRRRFATLRGKGAGDILGGPLPHPAARPYADLDDFYHRGLAQGFDLHQYGGRGLLPAGLIQEIRALAQPPVPWDARLARWFDEYVPRPEPVRSYARPARRQASTPDIPRAGRYFPSEETPRCTFGVVLDTSGSMNSALLGKALGAIASYADARDVPAARVVFCDAAAYDAGYLPPAEIAGRVRVRGRGGTVLQPGIDLLQRAGDFPPTAPVLVITDGWCDVLRVRREHAFLIPQGGSLPFTPRGPVFRLT; from the coding sequence GTGAGCGCCGCATCCAGGAAGAAGAGCAGGTCCGACCCCGCCACCGAGGCGTTCGCCGCCGGGCTCGCGCTGGTCAAGCGGAACCCGGCCTTCGCGGCCGTCGGCGCGCATTTCTGCCGCCAGGCCAAGTGCGCCGGAACGCCCGCCGGAGGACTGGCCGCCGTCGACTCCAACGGCACCGTCCACGTCCACCCCACCAAGCGTGTGGACCCGGCCGAGTGGGCCTGGACGATCGCCCACTGCATGCTGCACCTCGGCTTCGGTCACGTACCGGCCGCCAAGGACGACGTGCGCGAGCAGCCCGACCGGTTCGACCGCGCCGCCCGCTGCACCGTGGTCAACCGCTTCCTGCTCACCTTCCCGGCCGGCCGGGCACCCGACCACCTCCCCGAGACGTATCCCGGCGGCGACGAGGCCCAGCTCGCAGCCCGCTGGCGCCGCGACGGCATCCCCGCCGGCTACGAGCACTGCGGCACCGCGGGCGAACACCCCGACCAGGTGCTGAAGGGCTGGCGGGAGTGGAACACCGCCGTGCCCGACTGGGAGACGGCCTTCGCGCACGCGCTCACCCGCAGCGTGTCCGCCGCCATGGACGTCGCGGGCGGCCGTCGCGACCGGACCACCGGAGAGCGCATCGCGCAGCGGCCCTGGGACCGCGCCCTGAACTGGTTCGTCTCCTCGTACCCGCTGCTCGGCGGACTCGCAGCAGGTCTCACCGTCGTCGCCGACGCCGAACTCGCCCGCGTCCAGGACATCTCCGTCGCCGCCGTGAGCTCCGCCGCCGGGGAGATCTACATCAACCCGCTGCGCACCTTCACCGACGAGGAATGGCGGTTCATCCTCGCGCACGAGATGCTGCACGCCGCCCTGCGCCACGGTGAACGCTGCGGCGCCCGCGACCCGTTGTTGTTCAACGTCGCCGCCGACTTCGTCGTGAACGGCTGGCTCGTCGAGATGCGTGTCGGCGAGATGCCCGAAGGGCTGCTGTACGACCCGGACCTCAAGGACCTGTCGGTGGAGGAGGTCTACGACCGCATCGCCACCGACCTGCGCCGCCGTCGCCGGTTTGCGACCCTGCGCGGCAAGGGCGCCGGTGACATCCTCGGCGGGCCGCTGCCGCACCCGGCCGCCCGCCCGTACGCCGACCTGGACGACTTCTACCACCGCGGCCTGGCCCAGGGTTTCGACCTTCACCAGTACGGAGGACGCGGTCTGCTGCCCGCGGGGCTGATCCAGGAGATCAGGGCCCTGGCCCAGCCGCCCGTGCCGTGGGACGCGCGACTGGCCCGCTGGTTCGACGAGTACGTGCCCCGGCCCGAGCCCGTGCGGTCCTATGCCCGCCCGGCCAGGCGGCAGGCGTCCACGCCGGACATTCCCCGCGCCGGCCGGTACTTCCCCTCCGAGGAGACACCGCGCTGCACCTTCGGAGTCGTCCTCGACACCTCCGGCTCGATGAACAGCGCGCTCCTCGGCAAGGCACTCGGCGCCATCGCCTCGTACGCCGATGCCCGCGACGTACCGGCGGCACGCGTCGTGTTCTGCGACGCCGCGGCGTACGACGCCGGGTATCTGCCACCGGCCGAGATCGCCGGACGGGTACGGGTCCGCGGGCGCGGCGGGACCGTGCTGCAGCCCGGGATCGACCTGTTGCAGCGGGCCGGTGACTTCCCGCCCACCGCCCCGGTGCTCGTGATCACCGACGGCTGGTGCGACGTGCTGCGCGTACGGCGGGAGCACGCCTTCCTGATCCCGCAGGGCGGCTCTCTTCCGTTCACGCCCCGCGGCCCGGTCTTCCGGCTGACCTGA
- a CDS encoding SUKH-4 family immunity protein, whose amino-acid sequence MTATTVTLPTHALHPSITHEATRHRLTGAGLPAAHSLLRFGPLAESRVVTVRQYLVDKEADPANLDADIADLLVVGHLIVENGDAEEVVLDGGTGRVFSMWLYEKSPHNAELFPLAPSLDALTRFLEAVDEFTALRGRFAGLAERTGADVVAEASALLMSVFTEGDWGHHGWGSAGAPAEWDHAIPAFWRIAALIRPMALVAGPGQGLRLDLPKGLLEEEFGADGVVRIDPSELPAALIHEPTRRFLTDIGLPKEELMFGLWRDEYLLLTLAEADAREDGDASRETPADGDRLIGLGSLVHDFEVVIDGRTGLLSYHEYGAGTTTPVNADISTLAFTVWMYNRQQNMEKEHDFTQDFYHQLADTMVAALASVDPVACLPAKDADDYRYWPEVFHDAAGGVL is encoded by the coding sequence ATGACTGCGACGACCGTCACCCTGCCCACGCACGCGCTCCATCCTTCGATCACGCACGAGGCGACGCGGCACCGTCTGACCGGGGCCGGGCTGCCCGCCGCACACAGCCTGCTGCGGTTCGGGCCGCTGGCCGAGTCACGGGTGGTGACTGTGCGGCAGTATCTGGTCGACAAGGAGGCAGACCCTGCGAACCTCGACGCGGACATCGCGGATCTACTCGTCGTCGGACACCTCATTGTCGAGAACGGCGACGCGGAGGAGGTCGTACTCGACGGGGGTACGGGGCGCGTGTTCAGCATGTGGCTGTACGAGAAGTCCCCGCACAACGCCGAGCTGTTCCCACTCGCCCCGTCGCTCGACGCCCTGACGCGTTTCCTTGAGGCTGTCGACGAATTCACCGCCCTGCGCGGCCGGTTCGCCGGACTGGCCGAGCGGACCGGCGCCGACGTCGTGGCGGAGGCGTCGGCCCTGCTGATGTCGGTCTTCACCGAAGGGGACTGGGGCCACCACGGGTGGGGCAGCGCGGGCGCCCCGGCCGAGTGGGATCACGCGATCCCCGCCTTCTGGCGCATAGCCGCGCTGATACGGCCGATGGCACTGGTCGCCGGACCCGGGCAGGGCCTGCGCCTGGACCTGCCGAAGGGGCTGCTGGAAGAGGAGTTCGGGGCCGACGGGGTCGTCCGCATCGATCCGTCGGAGCTGCCTGCGGCCCTGATACATGAGCCGACGCGGCGGTTCCTGACGGACATCGGGCTCCCGAAGGAGGAGCTCATGTTCGGCCTGTGGCGCGACGAATACCTGCTGCTTACTCTCGCGGAGGCCGATGCGCGTGAGGACGGCGACGCTTCCCGTGAGACACCGGCCGACGGGGACAGGCTGATCGGTCTCGGCAGTCTGGTCCACGACTTCGAGGTCGTGATCGACGGCCGTACGGGCCTCCTCTCGTACCACGAGTACGGCGCCGGCACGACGACGCCGGTCAACGCGGACATCTCCACACTGGCGTTCACGGTGTGGATGTACAACCGTCAGCAGAACATGGAGAAGGAGCACGACTTCACGCAGGACTTCTACCACCAGCTCGCCGACACCATGGTCGCTGCGCTCGCCTCGGTCGACCCGGTCGCCTGCCTGCCGGCGAAGGACGCCGACGACTACCGCTACTGGCCGGAGGTGTTCCACGACGCGGCGGGCGGCGTGCTCTGA
- a CDS encoding DUF397 domain-containing protein: protein MSTTELAWFKSSYSSGSGDDCVEVALSWHKSSYSGGSGDSCVEIATCPTTVHVRDSKDTEGPQLALAPASWTSFVTYAAEARG from the coding sequence ATGAGCACCACAGAACTGGCCTGGTTCAAGAGCAGCTACAGCAGCGGCTCCGGTGACGACTGCGTCGAAGTCGCTCTCTCCTGGCACAAGTCCAGCTACAGCGGCGGCTCCGGCGACTCCTGCGTCGAGATCGCCACCTGCCCCACCACCGTCCACGTCCGCGACTCCAAGGACACGGAGGGCCCCCAACTCGCCCTCGCCCCCGCCTCCTGGACCAGCTTCGTCACCTACGCCGCCGAAGCCCGGGGCTGA
- a CDS encoding helix-turn-helix domain-containing protein has protein sequence MTETAGAPGGSGSSGGEPEVSDSLKAFGEVVKAFRRRARLTQEEFAPRVRYSLPTVASIEQGRRFPPADFVDRAEEVLDAFGTLRGAARHLSRRPGLASWFRQWASLEAEAVSLYTYECRLIPGLLQTEAYARTLFTNQLPPLGDEQIEAQLAARLERQRLLRERPNTAYSFILEEHLFLRRTGGRQVTRDLIDHVLGLAQLRNIEIQIMPVVREDHAGLHGPMRLLETPDNRWLGYCEGQESGQFISDPKVVSMLQMRYARMRSQALTLEDSVSLLRQMRGAA, from the coding sequence ATGACGGAAACGGCGGGCGCACCGGGCGGTTCGGGCAGTTCGGGCGGGGAGCCGGAGGTCTCGGACAGCCTGAAGGCGTTCGGGGAGGTGGTCAAGGCCTTCCGGAGGCGGGCGAGGCTGACCCAGGAGGAGTTCGCGCCGAGGGTGCGGTACTCGCTCCCGACGGTGGCGTCGATCGAGCAGGGCCGCCGCTTCCCGCCGGCGGATTTCGTCGACCGGGCGGAGGAGGTCCTGGACGCGTTCGGCACGCTGAGGGGCGCGGCACGGCATCTGTCGCGGCGGCCGGGGCTGGCGAGCTGGTTCCGGCAGTGGGCGAGTCTGGAGGCGGAGGCGGTCAGTCTCTACACATACGAATGCCGGTTGATTCCGGGCCTGTTGCAGACGGAGGCGTACGCACGGACGCTGTTCACGAACCAGCTGCCGCCGCTGGGCGACGAGCAGATCGAGGCGCAGTTGGCCGCACGGCTGGAGCGGCAGCGGTTACTGCGGGAGCGGCCGAACACGGCGTACAGCTTCATCCTCGAAGAGCACCTGTTCCTGCGGCGCACGGGCGGACGGCAGGTCACGCGGGATCTGATCGACCACGTCCTCGGCCTGGCTCAACTGCGCAACATCGAGATCCAGATCATGCCGGTGGTACGGGAGGACCACGCGGGGCTGCACGGCCCCATGCGGCTGCTGGAGACCCCGGACAATCGGTGGCTCGGCTACTGCGAAGGGCAGGAGAGCGGCCAGTTCATCTCCGACCCGAAAGTGGTCAGCATGCTCCAGATGCGGTATGCCAGGATGCGGTCACAGGCTCTTACCCTGGAAGACTCCGTGAGCCTGTTGCGGCAGATGCGAGGAGCAGCATGA
- a CDS encoding ATP-binding protein, producing the protein MHALTPQQPLTVRVFTQRFSATRRGARLARHLALHQLHAWGIPYDSDPSDTAAVLVAELAANAVTHGRVPGRDYELTLTLSPDTLRIEVSDTRTEQRPPRPGDVPHPPALAESGRGLVLVEALASRWEVLERGGLGKTVRAELDLR; encoded by the coding sequence ATGCACGCACTCACCCCCCAACAGCCCCTCACCGTACGTGTGTTCACCCAGCGCTTCAGTGCCACCCGACGCGGTGCCCGGCTCGCCCGCCATCTCGCCCTCCACCAGCTGCACGCCTGGGGCATCCCGTACGACTCCGATCCGTCCGACACCGCCGCGGTGCTCGTCGCGGAACTCGCCGCGAACGCGGTGACCCACGGGCGCGTACCCGGCCGGGACTACGAGCTGACGCTCACCCTGAGCCCGGACACGCTCCGTATCGAGGTCTCCGACACCCGTACCGAGCAGCGGCCGCCGCGCCCCGGGGACGTACCGCATCCACCGGCCCTGGCCGAATCCGGCCGCGGCCTCGTCCTCGTCGAGGCACTCGCCTCCCGGTGGGAGGTCCTGGAGCGCGGAGGGCTCGGGAAGACCGTTCGCGCGGAGCTCGATCTCCGCTGA